The Geovibrio ferrireducens genome window below encodes:
- the pssA gene encoding CDP-diacylglycerol--serine O-phosphatidyltransferase — protein sequence MVNKNAIFPNFVTLLGLFSGFYSIVATLNGNYVMAAYATLVAFVFDGLDGKIARMLNASSEFGIQLDSLADLISFGVAPALLVYKWALEPYGRLGWMAAFLFVACAALRLARFNVQAKRISNKFFVGLPSPAAAGVVVTSVLFARHFFGDPTAIEVPLWFTFMIYILAFLMVSNVPYFSFKNIEYFHRKPFNSMVAFVLFIFVLGLYPEVFLFLFAFAYAASGIVALLLRKNRVHLEEEAQEI from the coding sequence TTGGTAAATAAGAACGCGATTTTTCCGAACTTCGTGACGCTTCTGGGGCTTTTCAGCGGCTTCTACTCCATCGTAGCCACGCTGAACGGCAACTACGTGATGGCGGCCTATGCAACTCTCGTTGCGTTTGTTTTTGACGGGCTGGACGGGAAAATAGCGAGAATGCTCAATGCCTCAAGTGAGTTCGGCATTCAGCTTGACTCTCTGGCTGATCTCATATCCTTCGGTGTGGCTCCTGCACTGCTTGTTTACAAATGGGCGCTGGAACCATACGGAAGGCTCGGCTGGATGGCGGCGTTTCTTTTTGTTGCCTGCGCAGCTCTGAGGCTTGCCCGTTTTAATGTTCAGGCAAAACGCATATCCAACAAATTTTTTGTCGGTCTGCCCAGCCCTGCTGCTGCGGGTGTTGTGGTTACGAGTGTTCTTTTTGCCCGCCATTTCTTCGGTGATCCCACAGCGATTGAGGTTCCTCTGTGGTTTACGTTCATGATCTATATCTTAGCATTCCTGATGGTCAGCAACGTGCCCTATTTCAGCTTCAAGAATATTGAGTATTTTCACAGAAAACCATTTAACTCTATGGTGGCTTTCGTTCTTTTTATATTTGTACTCGGCCTCTACCCCGAAGTTTTCCTGTTTCTTTTTGCTTTTGCTTATGCCGCAAGCGGTATAGTTGCGCTACTACTAAGGAAAAACAGGGTGCATCTGGAGGAAGAGGCTCAGGAAATATAG
- a CDS encoding phosphatidylserine decarboxylase family protein, which yields MFAKEGYPFILVALVAFLIIFFLPKGLLTFLSLVILALFLWFFRDPERDIPPFDEIAVSAADGKVIDIAETEFEGRTYNKISVFMNVFNVHVNRMPVAGTITGIRHKPGSFIPADRPDAGERNEQNVIYVDTEYGPMIVKQIAGLVARRTVCYWNKGDKVSFGDRLGIIKFSSRVDLFLPKSFDIIVKNGDIVKAGETVIAKYNEKLDTDD from the coding sequence TTGTTTGCGAAAGAAGGTTATCCTTTCATTCTTGTCGCGCTTGTCGCGTTTCTCATCATTTTCTTTTTGCCGAAAGGTCTGCTCACATTCCTTTCACTTGTTATCCTCGCCCTGTTTCTCTGGTTTTTCAGAGATCCTGAGAGAGATATTCCCCCGTTCGATGAAATAGCTGTTTCAGCTGCGGACGGAAAAGTGATCGATATTGCGGAAACGGAATTTGAAGGAAGAACATACAACAAAATCAGCGTTTTCATGAATGTTTTCAACGTGCATGTAAACAGAATGCCAGTTGCGGGCACAATCACGGGAATACGCCATAAGCCCGGCTCGTTCATCCCTGCCGACAGACCGGACGCCGGGGAAAGAAATGAGCAGAACGTTATCTACGTTGACACGGAATACGGCCCCATGATTGTTAAACAGATTGCAGGTCTCGTTGCCAGACGCACAGTGTGCTACTGGAACAAAGGGGACAAGGTTTCCTTCGGCGACAGGCTGGGGATAATCAAGTTCTCTTCACGTGTTGACCTGTTCCTCCCCAAAAGCTTTGACATAATCGTCAAAAACGGCGATATTGTGAAAGCGGGCGAAACTGTTATTGCAAAATATAACGAAAAGCTTGATACAGACGATTAG
- the ilvC gene encoding ketol-acid reductoisomerase: MKVYYEKDTNLSLIKGKKVAVIGYGSQGYGHTNNMKDSGVDVVVGLRKSSPSWKKAEGAGLKVMEVAEAATWADFIMILAPDESQGDIYRTAIEPNLKAGDTLAFAHGFNIHFNQIVPPADVNVVMIAPKGPGHLVRAEYQKGGGVPCLIAIYQDASGDSREVALSYANAIGGARAGVLETSFKEETETDLFGEQAVLCGGLAQLIKYGYETLTEAGYAPEMAYFECLHEVKLIVDLIYEGGISNMRYSISNTAQYGDMTRGPRVISPEVKETMKQVLKEIQTGQFANEWMLENKANKPMFKALERIGEEHPIEEVGKKLRGMMSWLGKSKIVDKDKN; the protein is encoded by the coding sequence ATGAAAGTTTACTATGAGAAGGACACCAACCTTTCACTGATAAAAGGGAAAAAGGTTGCCGTAATCGGTTACGGTTCACAGGGTTACGGACACACCAACAACATGAAGGACAGCGGCGTTGACGTTGTTGTGGGACTGAGAAAATCCAGCCCTTCATGGAAAAAAGCCGAAGGCGCGGGTCTCAAGGTTATGGAAGTGGCAGAAGCTGCGACATGGGCAGATTTTATAATGATTCTCGCTCCGGACGAGTCTCAGGGCGATATATACAGAACAGCCATTGAGCCCAACCTCAAAGCTGGCGATACTCTCGCCTTCGCCCATGGGTTCAATATACATTTCAACCAGATCGTTCCTCCTGCGGACGTTAACGTTGTCATGATCGCCCCCAAAGGCCCCGGTCACCTTGTGAGAGCTGAATACCAGAAAGGCGGCGGTGTTCCCTGCCTTATCGCCATCTATCAGGATGCCTCAGGAGATTCCAGAGAGGTTGCACTCTCATACGCCAACGCTATCGGCGGTGCGAGAGCCGGTGTTCTTGAAACTTCCTTCAAGGAAGAGACTGAAACAGACCTTTTCGGCGAGCAGGCAGTTCTCTGCGGCGGTCTTGCACAGCTTATAAAATACGGCTACGAAACCCTTACAGAAGCGGGCTACGCTCCTGAAATGGCATATTTCGAGTGCCTTCACGAGGTTAAGCTCATAGTTGACCTTATATACGAAGGCGGCATATCCAACATGCGCTACTCTATCAGCAACACAGCCCAGTACGGTGACATGACAAGAGGTCCCAGAGTAATCAGCCCCGAAGTGAAGGAGACGATGAAACAGGTTCTCAAAGAGATCCAGACAGGGCAGTTTGCAAACGAGTGGATGCTCGAAAACAAAGCGAACAAACCCATGTTTAAAGCCCTTGAGCGCATAGGCGAGGAGCATCCCATTGAAGAAGTGGGCAAAAAGCTTCGCGGCATGATGAGCTGGCTGGGCAAAAGTAAGATTGTTGACAAAGATAAAAACTGA
- the ilvN gene encoding acetolactate synthase small subunit translates to MRHIISVLVENKFGVLSRISGLFSGRGYNIESLSVGETVEEGLSIMTIVTRGDDAVIEQIIKQLRKLVNVIKVRDVVSMDHIEREMLLVKVHATGRTRPEIFNIVSTFRAKTIDLNGESLVIEITGTKDKNTAFLKVMEPYGIIEVVRTGSVAIARGSKATSDK, encoded by the coding sequence ATGAGACATATCATATCCGTTCTTGTTGAAAACAAATTCGGTGTCCTCTCCCGCATTTCCGGCCTTTTCAGCGGCAGAGGCTACAACATAGAAAGTCTCTCCGTGGGCGAAACAGTGGAAGAGGGGCTCTCCATAATGACCATAGTCACCAGAGGGGATGATGCTGTGATCGAGCAGATCATAAAGCAGCTCCGCAAGCTGGTGAATGTTATAAAAGTGCGCGATGTTGTTTCCATGGATCACATAGAGCGTGAAATGCTCCTTGTGAAGGTTCATGCCACAGGACGCACAAGACCTGAGATCTTCAATATCGTCAGCACGTTCAGGGCGAAAACCATTGACCTCAACGGTGAATCGCTGGTTATTGAAATCACAGGCACAAAGGACAAAAACACCGCCTTCCTCAAGGTGATGGAACCCTACGGAATAATCGAGGTCGTCCGCACCGGAAGCGTCGCTATCGCAAGGGGCAGTAAAGCTACGAGCGATAAGTAA
- the ilvB gene encoding biosynthetic-type acetolactate synthase large subunit, which translates to MPITGAEILVKALHEEGADLIFGYPGGVLLGIYDKLFDADLLHVLPRHEQGGIHAAEGFARATGKVGVCFGTSGPGATNLVTGIANAYMDSIPLVVFTGQVSTNLIGGDAFQEADIVGITRPIVKHSYLVNDVRDMAATIKEAFYIARTGRPGPVVVDLPKDVVNAKAEFNWDKEISLPGYSPNTKGHPGQIRKMLRLLEGAKKPIILSGGGVTLANAADELKQLAEITGVPVITTFLGLGSFPGTHPQSVGWLGMHGNKASNMAITEADYIIAVGTRFSDRSTGKLSGFAPHAKIAHIDVDPASISKNVPVEIPIVGDCKIVLAQALEEVKNFGWDKHKAERKEWQAKIDAWNKEQPFSYTFSDKVIKPQYVVEQIYNVTKGDAIICTEVGQHQMWAGQFYKFDRPRQFISSGGLGTMGFGFPAAIGAKMGMPDKEVFDIAGDGSFLMNIQEMTTAVQYRVGVKVAILNNFFLGMVRQWQQMFFDKRYSSTCLECQPDFVKLAEAFGCVGLRAEKPSEVEDVLRESLKIKNLPVIMDFRVDREENVFPMVPAGASNNEMLFR; encoded by the coding sequence ATGCCGATCACCGGAGCGGAAATATTAGTTAAAGCCCTGCATGAGGAGGGAGCCGATCTTATATTCGGCTACCCCGGCGGAGTGCTTTTAGGGATATACGACAAACTCTTCGACGCGGATTTGCTCCACGTCCTTCCCCGCCACGAACAGGGCGGCATACACGCAGCGGAAGGCTTTGCCAGAGCAACAGGCAAGGTCGGCGTATGCTTCGGGACATCAGGCCCCGGCGCCACCAACCTTGTTACGGGAATAGCCAACGCCTATATGGATTCTATCCCCCTTGTGGTTTTCACGGGGCAGGTCTCCACAAATCTCATAGGCGGAGATGCGTTTCAGGAAGCGGACATAGTGGGGATTACACGTCCCATAGTCAAGCACAGCTATCTGGTAAACGATGTCAGAGACATGGCGGCAACCATAAAAGAGGCGTTCTACATAGCCAGAACAGGCCGACCCGGCCCCGTTGTGGTGGATCTGCCCAAGGATGTCGTGAATGCCAAGGCTGAGTTCAACTGGGATAAAGAGATAAGCCTTCCCGGCTACAGCCCCAATACCAAAGGGCATCCGGGACAGATACGCAAAATGCTCAGGCTCCTCGAAGGTGCGAAGAAACCGATCATCCTTTCAGGCGGCGGTGTTACCCTTGCCAATGCGGCGGATGAGCTTAAACAGCTTGCGGAGATAACCGGCGTTCCTGTTATAACCACCTTCCTCGGCCTCGGCTCATTCCCCGGAACCCATCCACAGAGCGTGGGCTGGCTGGGAATGCACGGCAACAAAGCCTCAAATATGGCAATAACCGAGGCGGACTATATAATAGCCGTCGGGACAAGGTTCTCTGATCGCTCAACAGGCAAGCTCAGCGGCTTTGCCCCCCATGCGAAGATAGCCCATATTGACGTTGACCCCGCATCGATAAGCAAAAATGTTCCCGTTGAAATCCCCATAGTAGGGGACTGCAAAATCGTTCTCGCTCAGGCACTGGAAGAGGTTAAAAACTTCGGATGGGACAAGCACAAAGCGGAAAGGAAAGAGTGGCAGGCGAAGATCGATGCATGGAACAAAGAACAGCCTTTTTCATACACTTTTTCGGATAAAGTCATAAAGCCCCAGTATGTTGTGGAACAGATCTACAATGTTACCAAGGGTGATGCCATTATCTGCACGGAAGTCGGCCAGCACCAGATGTGGGCGGGTCAGTTCTATAAGTTTGACCGTCCGCGCCAGTTCATCTCCTCCGGCGGCCTCGGCACTATGGGCTTCGGTTTTCCCGCTGCCATAGGCGCAAAGATGGGCATGCCCGATAAAGAGGTTTTCGACATAGCGGGAGACGGCAGCTTCCTTATGAACATACAGGAGATGACCACCGCCGTTCAGTACAGAGTCGGCGTTAAGGTGGCCATACTCAACAACTTCTTCCTCGGAATGGTGAGGCAGTGGCAGCAGATGTTCTTTGACAAACGCTACAGCAGCACATGCCTTGAATGCCAGCCGGATTTTGTGAAGCTGGCAGAGGCGTTCGGCTGCGTGGGTCTGCGCGCTGAGAAACCCTCAGAGGTGGAGGATGTCCTCCGTGAATCCCTGAAGATCAAGAATCTTCCGGTAATAATGGACTTCCGTGTGGACAGAGAGGAAAACGTTTTCCCCATGGTTCCCGCCGGAGCCTCTAACAATGAAATGCTTTTCAGGTAA
- the ilvD gene encoding dihydroxy-acid dehydratase, whose amino-acid sequence MRSDRVKKGLDRAPARALMYGAGVPKSSMERPHIGICSSFTDLIPGHTGMRDLERFIDKGIHTGGGHGFIFCVPGICDGISMGHTGMHYSLPSRDAIADMIECVVEAHALDGVVFLSNCDKITPGMLMAAARLNVPSIVVTAGPMLGGSWRMKRRSFITDSFEAMAQCRAGKISAEEMDGLEMNACPGQGACQGLFTANTMACLTEAMGMSLPGCGTGIAGSGNKRRIAFESGVQICELVRQDIKPRDIMNEKAFNNAVKMDLALGGSTNTTLHLPAIAYEAGVELNLDTFDKFSKSTPHITSINPGGEFYMEDVDAAGGIPAFQKRLKPLLEDNITVSCKTVYEIADKAQIFDEDIVRPLDNPYHKEGGIAVLKGNIAPNGCVVKQSAVNEDMLVFSGKAKVFDSEEAAMAAIHAGKIVNGDVVVIRYEGPKGGPGMREMLAPTAAIMGMGLNRVTLITDGRFSGGTRGPCIGHISPEAAEGGIIALVEDGDVININIPERGIGLAVSEEELRRRQAGWVKPEPKIKHGYLLKYAKGVSSAADGAIFKRD is encoded by the coding sequence ATGCGAAGCGACAGAGTGAAAAAAGGTCTGGACAGAGCCCCTGCACGCGCGCTGATGTACGGCGCGGGCGTTCCCAAAAGCAGCATGGAAAGACCGCACATCGGCATCTGCTCCAGTTTCACCGACCTTATACCCGGACACACCGGGATGAGAGACCTAGAGCGTTTCATTGACAAAGGCATTCACACGGGCGGAGGGCACGGTTTTATTTTCTGCGTGCCGGGAATTTGCGATGGTATTTCCATGGGGCATACAGGCATGCACTACAGCCTCCCTTCCAGAGATGCAATCGCTGATATGATCGAGTGCGTGGTGGAAGCCCACGCTCTGGACGGAGTGGTTTTCCTCTCCAACTGCGATAAAATCACCCCCGGTATGCTCATGGCTGCCGCAAGGCTTAATGTTCCTTCAATCGTTGTCACCGCGGGGCCTATGCTCGGCGGCTCATGGCGCATGAAGAGGCGCTCCTTCATCACAGACAGTTTCGAGGCTATGGCTCAGTGCCGCGCGGGAAAAATCAGTGCGGAGGAGATGGACGGGCTTGAAATGAACGCATGCCCCGGTCAGGGCGCCTGTCAGGGGCTTTTCACCGCAAACACTATGGCATGTCTCACAGAGGCCATGGGAATGAGCCTTCCCGGATGCGGAACAGGAATTGCCGGTTCCGGCAACAAACGCAGAATCGCCTTTGAATCGGGCGTGCAGATATGCGAGCTGGTAAGGCAGGACATCAAACCCAGAGATATTATGAATGAAAAGGCGTTCAACAACGCAGTGAAGATGGATCTCGCCCTCGGCGGCTCCACAAACACCACTCTTCACCTTCCCGCAATAGCTTACGAAGCGGGTGTTGAGCTTAACCTTGATACTTTTGATAAATTCAGCAAATCCACGCCGCACATAACAAGCATCAACCCCGGCGGCGAATTTTATATGGAAGATGTTGACGCGGCGGGCGGAATCCCCGCTTTCCAGAAACGCCTTAAGCCTCTGCTTGAGGACAATATAACCGTAAGCTGCAAAACAGTTTACGAAATAGCCGACAAGGCGCAGATCTTCGATGAGGATATAGTGCGCCCGCTGGACAACCCTTATCACAAGGAAGGCGGAATCGCTGTCCTGAAAGGGAACATAGCGCCGAACGGCTGTGTTGTGAAACAGTCTGCCGTAAATGAGGACATGCTTGTTTTCAGCGGTAAAGCAAAAGTATTCGACAGCGAGGAGGCGGCTATGGCTGCCATCCACGCAGGTAAAATAGTTAACGGTGATGTTGTTGTCATCCGTTACGAAGGCCCCAAAGGCGGGCCGGGCATGCGTGAAATGCTTGCCCCCACCGCCGCCATCATGGGTATGGGGCTTAACAGAGTCACGCTTATTACAGACGGACGCTTCTCCGGCGGCACAAGGGGACCCTGCATAGGGCATATCTCCCCCGAAGCGGCGGAAGGCGGCATTATAGCGTTAGTTGAAGACGGGGATGTGATAAACATCAATATCCCGGAGAGAGGTATCGGTCTCGCCGTTTCCGAAGAAGAGCTTAGGAGACGGCAGGCCGGTTGGGTCAAACCCGAACCGAAAATCAAGCACGGCTACCTGCTGAAATACGCTAAGGGTGTTTCAAGTGCGGCAGACGGCGCCATCTTCAAAAGGGACTGA
- a CDS encoding AAA family ATPase: protein MLRKNPFYLKVLPPEAPFCNRVRELKELENYGYSGTSVVIYSPRREGKTSLVNRVQERLHKSGAVTVKADFLSVFSVEDIAARLAKAVFSETKKHEPLYRKAVSLIKSFRPAVQTDPLTGSVSLTLLSVSGKTGFELLEDVLESLKIFSQSAGSPLNIFIDEFQEVTSLRDSAKIEALLRTYMQETSASFFFVGSRRRILSDMFNERKRPFYKMAMSYPLEKIAENELSHWIKEQFEHSGVLCEAELACELVRLAHRHTFYVQKLGMLTFNLSDKAVTRESLIAAYQDLLESEKTVFEESYLKPLASAQRNLLTALARENTKQPFAQYYIRRHSLPSAATLQSALKALLNEDLVHRDADIYTLVDKVFEDYLRRNYS, encoded by the coding sequence ATGCTGAGAAAGAATCCGTTCTACCTTAAAGTTCTGCCGCCGGAAGCCCCATTCTGCAACAGGGTCAGGGAGCTTAAGGAGCTTGAAAACTACGGATACAGCGGAACAAGCGTTGTCATCTATTCGCCCAGAAGAGAGGGCAAAACCTCACTTGTGAACAGGGTGCAGGAAAGACTGCACAAATCAGGCGCAGTTACCGTAAAGGCGGATTTCCTCAGTGTTTTTTCCGTGGAAGATATAGCCGCACGGCTGGCAAAGGCGGTTTTCAGCGAAACAAAAAAACATGAGCCGCTCTACAGAAAGGCAGTGAGCCTCATTAAGTCATTCCGCCCCGCCGTTCAGACAGACCCCCTCACAGGCAGCGTGTCCCTTACATTGCTGAGCGTATCCGGAAAAACAGGCTTTGAGCTTCTGGAAGATGTGCTTGAGTCATTAAAAATATTTTCACAAAGCGCAGGAAGCCCCCTGAATATTTTTATCGATGAGTTTCAGGAGGTTACATCACTGCGGGATTCGGCAAAGATTGAGGCTCTGCTGCGGACATATATGCAGGAAACCAGTGCATCATTCTTCTTTGTGGGCAGCAGAAGGCGTATTCTTTCTGATATGTTCAATGAGCGCAAGCGCCCGTTTTATAAAATGGCAATGAGCTACCCTCTGGAAAAAATAGCAGAAAATGAGCTGTCACATTGGATAAAAGAGCAGTTTGAACACAGCGGCGTTCTCTGCGAGGCAGAACTAGCCTGTGAGCTGGTGCGGCTTGCCCACAGACACACATTTTATGTACAAAAGCTGGGAATGCTGACATTTAATCTGTCTGACAAAGCAGTTACGAGGGAAAGCCTTATAGCCGCATATCAGGATCTGCTTGAGAGCGAAAAGACCGTTTTCGAGGAATCATACCTTAAGCCTCTGGCATCAGCGCAGCGAAACCTGCTGACCGCACTGGCACGTGAAAACACAAAACAGCCTTTCGCGCAGTACTACATCAGAAGGCACAGTCTGCCTTCCGCAGCCACATTGCAGTCTGCATTGAAGGCTCTCTTGAATGAGGATTTAGTGCATAGGGACGCTGATATTTATACCCTTGTTGACAAGGTTTTTGAAGATTATCTGCGCAGAAACTATTCTTAA
- the ruvB gene encoding Holliday junction branch migration DNA helicase RuvB yields the protein MDSDSIFSKDKFDEDTLTSHIRPQRLDDYIGQHKVKENLRIFVQAAKQRGQSLDHCLFYGPPGLGKTTLAYIIASELGVNINSTSGPVIEKAGDLAAILTNLQEGDVLFIDEIHRLHSNVEEILYPAMEDFKLDIIIGQGPAARTIKVDLQSFTLVGATTRAGLLTSPLRDRFGVIMRLEFYDEENLATIITRASRILNLKTEYAAALEIARRSRGTPRIAHRILRRVRDFADVLNNGLVDLEIAREGLLRLEIDNEGLDASDRGFLKAIIEKYEGGPVGLETLAATLSEEKDTIEDVIEPYLIYKGFVKKTPRGRVATRLAYEHLHMEPRSGLTIDDFLGE from the coding sequence ATGGATTCAGACAGCATTTTCTCCAAAGATAAATTCGATGAGGACACCCTCACCAGCCACATACGTCCGCAAAGACTGGACGACTACATCGGCCAGCATAAGGTCAAGGAAAACCTGCGCATATTCGTTCAGGCCGCCAAGCAGAGAGGTCAGAGCCTAGACCACTGCCTGTTTTACGGCCCGCCGGGGCTGGGAAAAACAACCCTCGCCTACATTATCGCAAGCGAGCTTGGGGTAAACATAAACTCCACCTCAGGCCCCGTCATAGAAAAGGCGGGGGATCTCGCCGCCATTCTCACCAACCTGCAGGAGGGGGATGTTCTTTTCATCGACGAAATCCACCGCCTGCACTCCAACGTGGAGGAGATCCTCTATCCGGCTATGGAGGACTTCAAGCTGGACATTATAATAGGTCAGGGACCTGCGGCGAGAACAATTAAGGTTGATCTGCAAAGCTTCACCCTTGTGGGCGCAACCACCCGTGCGGGGCTTCTCACCTCACCCCTGCGTGACCGCTTCGGGGTCATCATGCGCCTTGAGTTTTATGATGAGGAGAACCTCGCCACAATAATCACCAGAGCATCAAGAATACTCAACCTCAAAACAGAATACGCAGCCGCACTTGAGATAGCCCGCAGAAGCAGGGGAACCCCCCGTATCGCCCACCGCATCCTCCGCCGTGTGCGCGATTTTGCCGATGTGCTTAATAACGGACTGGTAGATCTGGAGATAGCCCGCGAGGGACTTCTGCGTCTGGAAATTGACAATGAGGGGCTGGACGCGTCAGACAGAGGATTCCTGAAAGCCATAATCGAAAAATACGAAGGCGGCCCAGTGGGGCTTGAAACCCTTGCCGCAACACTCTCTGAAGAAAAAGACACCATAGAGGATGTCATAGAACCGTACCTCATATATAAAGGCTTCGTCAAAAAGACCCCAAGAGGCAGGGTTGCCACCCGCCTTGCCTATGAACACCTTCACATGGAACCCCGCAGCGGGCTGACCATTGATGATTTCCTCGGTGAATAA
- the radA gene encoding DNA repair protein RadA, producing the protein MAKKKSVYICQSCGSVSPKWIGKCPECGAWSSYVEEMPQDETASSSKVRDVQPLLLGSIKGLEVDRTKTGIGELDQVLGGGFVKGSVVLVGGEPGIGKSTIMLQVAGILGTRGAKILYASGEESPSQIKMRAERLGIATDNLSILATNSLEDILTAADRDKFAYIVADSVQTIASEELNSAPGTVGQVKHVTYRMVEAAKQKGITTLIVGQVTKDGYIAGPKVLEHLVDTVLYFEGDYSRGIRILRSVKNRFGPTNEVGLFEMSSQGLLECPDGGLLGSTQSDAAGKVLVPVMEGTRAFLVELQALVTPTYFQFSRRNANGFDTNRLNMLIAVLDKKGGLNLGASDIYLNIAGGIKITETSADLAVCAAIISSFREKPVRTDTIFVGEVGLTGETRNVANIKNRLTEAVKFGVKRAYLPEKIDFDGKLDIIPVKNISDFLDKF; encoded by the coding sequence ATGGCTAAGAAAAAATCAGTATATATCTGCCAGAGCTGCGGCAGCGTCTCCCCGAAATGGATAGGCAAATGCCCCGAATGCGGCGCATGGAGCAGTTATGTGGAGGAGATGCCTCAGGACGAGACAGCATCTTCCTCCAAGGTAAGAGATGTTCAGCCCCTTCTCCTCGGTTCCATAAAAGGGCTTGAGGTTGACCGCACAAAGACCGGAATCGGCGAGCTTGATCAGGTTCTGGGCGGCGGCTTCGTGAAGGGCTCCGTTGTCCTTGTGGGCGGTGAGCCGGGCATAGGAAAATCAACAATCATGCTTCAGGTAGCGGGAATCCTCGGCACAAGGGGCGCAAAGATACTTTACGCATCCGGCGAGGAATCCCCCTCACAGATAAAAATGCGCGCCGAAAGGCTGGGCATAGCGACAGACAATCTCTCAATCCTCGCCACAAACTCGCTTGAGGACATACTCACAGCGGCGGACAGGGACAAGTTCGCCTACATAGTGGCGGACTCGGTGCAGACCATCGCCTCGGAGGAGCTTAACTCCGCCCCCGGCACAGTGGGACAGGTGAAGCATGTCACCTACCGCATGGTTGAGGCGGCGAAGCAGAAAGGAATAACAACCCTGATCGTCGGTCAGGTTACCAAGGACGGATATATCGCAGGGCCAAAGGTTCTGGAACACCTTGTGGACACAGTGCTTTACTTCGAAGGGGACTATTCCAGAGGGATAAGAATCCTCCGCTCGGTCAAAAACCGCTTCGGCCCCACAAACGAGGTCGGACTGTTTGAGATGAGCAGTCAGGGGCTTCTGGAATGTCCGGACGGCGGACTGCTTGGCAGCACCCAGTCGGACGCGGCGGGCAAGGTGCTTGTACCCGTGATGGAGGGAACGAGAGCGTTTCTTGTGGAATTACAGGCACTTGTGACACCCACCTACTTTCAGTTTTCCCGCCGCAACGCAAACGGCTTTGACACCAACAGGCTGAACATGCTGATCGCTGTTCTTGACAAAAAGGGCGGGCTGAACCTCGGCGCATCGGACATCTACCTGAATATTGCAGGCGGAATAAAGATAACGGAAACCTCCGCCGACCTGGCGGTGTGCGCGGCGATAATTTCCTCATTCAGGGAAAAACCCGTTCGGACAGATACAATTTTCGTCGGAGAAGTAGGACTGACGGGGGAGACAAGGAATGTTGCCAACATCAAAAACAGATTGACCGAGGCGGTCAAATTTGGTGTAAAGCGCGCATATCTCCCCGAAAAGATAGACTTTGACGGAAAACTTGATATAATCCCAGTTAAAAATATTTCAGACTTTCTTGACAAATTCTAG
- a CDS encoding enoyl-ACP reductase FabI produces the protein MGLLTGKKALIFGIANNKSIAYGIAKKFKEEGAELAVSYAGEKLESRVVPIAEELGAKLCVPCDVTCDEDIEKAFGIIARDFGNIDILIHSIAYAPGEALKGRYIDTTRDAFRLSMDISAYSLVALCKAAEPIMNEWGSVINLSYYGAEKVVTNYNLMGVAKAALECSTRYLSCDLGVKKIRINSISAGPIKTLAASGIGGFKNILAHIEERSPLHQNVTIEDVGDTAAFLASDLSKMITGETLHVDCGYNVIGI, from the coding sequence ATGGGCTTACTGACAGGAAAAAAGGCTCTTATCTTCGGCATTGCCAACAACAAAAGCATAGCTTACGGCATTGCTAAAAAATTTAAGGAAGAAGGGGCGGAACTTGCGGTCTCCTACGCAGGCGAAAAGCTTGAATCAAGAGTGGTTCCCATTGCGGAAGAACTCGGCGCGAAGCTCTGTGTCCCCTGTGACGTGACATGTGATGAAGATATAGAAAAGGCCTTCGGCATTATCGCCAGAGACTTCGGCAATATAGACATACTCATCCACTCCATAGCATACGCCCCCGGCGAAGCGCTTAAAGGACGCTACATCGACACCACAAGGGATGCCTTCAGGCTCTCCATGGACATAAGCGCCTATTCACTCGTTGCGCTCTGCAAGGCTGCGGAACCCATAATGAACGAATGGGGCAGCGTGATCAACCTCTCCTACTACGGTGCGGAAAAGGTTGTGACCAACTACAACCTCATGGGTGTTGCAAAAGCGGCTCTGGAATGCTCCACACGCTACCTTTCATGCGACCTCGGCGTGAAGAAGATAAGGATAAACAGCATCTCCGCAGGCCCCATCAAAACCCTTGCCGCATCCGGCATAGGCGGGTTCAAGAACATCCTCGCCCACATTGAGGAACGCTCACCCCTGCACCAGAACGTAACCATCGAAGACGTGGGAGATACTGCGGCATTCCTCGCCAGCGATCTTTCAAAGATGATCACAGGTGAAACACTGCATGTTGACTGCGGGTACAACGTTATCGGAATCTGA